The Amphiprion ocellaris isolate individual 3 ecotype Okinawa chromosome 12, ASM2253959v1, whole genome shotgun sequence region TTTCAGTTCCTTTAAGAGTCTCAGACACATTTTGTCCTGTTACCGGACGCGTTCATAGATCCATCCATCATTGTGGTCCATGAAAAGATTTCTCACCACCTTCTAGTCCTGCTAGGATCCTGCTCCTCAGAGGATGAACCCTTCACGTGACTCCATGATGTTTGTTGCAGGAGAGACCAGTAGAGTTCGGTAGTATGTGCTGGATGACCCTGCAGGGCCGGCCGTACTTCAGACACCGCCGTCTGGACAGTGTTTGGTTGGGTTGTGTAGAGGCCGGTCCATCAGGTCTCTGGTGGCGTTCCTGCTGCCTGTCTCTCAGTTTCAGTCCCAACGTGCGGCACTAAGGAGTTGTTGGAGGGCTGGATCTTGTTCTGGCTGCTGTTGGATCGCGGTCGGTGCAGCGCTCGGCCGCAGAACTGTGCAAGTCCTCGGCTCAGCTCCTTGCGTATGTTGTCACTGGACAAGACGTAGAGGATGGGGTTGACGGCGCTGTTGACGGTGGACAGGCCGAGGGAGATGGTGTAAGGGGTGTACATGGTATTCTCGAAAAGACAGGTGCCGTTCTCCAACTGGGGGAAGTGGAAGATGACTGCCCGGATCAGGAGGATCACGTGGTAGGGGGCGAAGCAGACCAGGAACAGGACCACCACGGCCACCGCCAGCCGACGGACACGCTGCTTCTGCTCCTGCCGCAGCCCCGTGCTGCGCTGCACGTTGACCAGGATGCCGCGGTTCgtcaccaccagcagcagcagcgggaTCAGGAAGCCGACGATGAAGCGGGCGTAGTTGAAGCCTGTCACCGTGGCATTGCTCTGGTTCGGCTCAAAGCAGCGCTGCGACCCCTTGGTGGTATCGCCCTCCTTCATGGTGAAGACGGGGATGTGACCCAGGGCCACCACCAAGACGATGGTGAGGGTGATGAGGACGGCGTGGCGTCCCCGCCGCAGGCCGCGGGACTCCACGCTGTAGACAACAGCAACGTAGCGGTCGATGGAGatgcagcagagcaggaagATGCTGATGTACATGTTGTTGAAGAAGATATaacctgtcagcttgcaggcgGCTGAAGTCCACTGCCAGCGGTGTCCTCGGCTGACATAGTCGGCCCACACAGGCAGCGTGCCCAAGTAGGTGACGTCACACAACGACAGGGCAAAAAGGTAAACACCCAGAACATTCTTCCTGCGCACCTGCAGCCAGGTGAGGAAGACCGTCAGCAGGTTGGTGGGCAGACCAACGACAAACACAGTGCTGTACAGCAGCGTCAGGGGCAGGCGGCCGTCATTGTATCGCGGCTCGCAAACATTGAAACTCAGGTTGTTTCTCGGGGAACCTATTTCAGCTTGCGGCAGCATGATGTCCACAGGGAGAGGCAGCCAATCAGATTCAAGGTCAATTTATCTGCAGGGAGGgatgaaaacagagaaaacagcttGAGGATATCATGGTTTGGATTTggattctgtttttctttttcttgttataAACTAATAATCACATTTTGAACGAACTTCATGATCACATTAACATCTTTCATTAGACATCTGCTGATGAGGAGAATGTGACAAAGCCAAAAGCTCCAGAAGAGCAGCACAGTGCACCATGAGGCAACCATGTCTCAAATTTGAGTTGGAGAAAATTGCAAAGCAACTATTTTTTGGCGATGATTGATTCCTAGATGTCTGATTAATATCTGAGGTTGTGAAATTTGAGTGACCTTTGTGTCAGGAAATAGATATTAGAGAACCTCATTGCTGACACGTCATGAGCAGGAAACATGCCGCCTATATCTGATGGTTACAGGAAAACCTCATCGTGAGAAAACGTTTAGTTTCTTATCAAGGTCAGGACACCTTAAAACCTAACACAATAGTGTCACAATAACACAACCTGGGAACAGGAATCCAAATATCTCCATGTTAGTCACTCTCCATTTCAGAAGAGAGCCGATCTTCTTTTGTGATTCGGATGAATCTGACTAAATCTGTTGAAAAACTTAGAAGCAGTTTGACTAAAATGGAGATACGAGGTTTTCATACAGTTTTTAATTCATACAAATATAATAGAGTTGTAATATTTTACCTTTGTTCAACCACTTCgccttctctttcttctctttcttctccttcttctccttcttcctcttgttcttgttctttttctctctgagtcACTGTGAAGTTTTCAGGAACAAAGTGAGTCAGTGAATCTTTTGAAACTTTCCATCACACTGAATAATTTTAAACCCAAACCCTCATCTGTGACTCGTTAAAGACAGAAAGCTGCGCTGAACCAGTTTCTGCAGCTTATAGCTTCTCAGCTTTTAAGAATACTGTCAGATATTCAAACGTGGACTCACTATCATCTTACTGGTTAACGAAACAGGAAGCTGCTGGGTTAACAGGAGGAAATGGTTCCTGCTGCTTCCCGTTGGTTGACACTTCTGTCACGTCCGCAGCAATATTACCGACATGTTTGTAGTCTCTTGTTTCTCAATGTTCAGTCTTAGTCTTTTGTGTGCTTTATAAATttggaggtgtaaaataaaagctgtacGAATATGAACACTTACTTCTGCAGTTCTTCGAGCACCTCCCAACTAGATAACCTCCCAGCTTTACGGGTCAATCTGAGGTTTACTCCGTTTCTACATAGCTACTAAATACCAACAGTCATCTAGCTCATAATATAATCCTGTCATCTCACTGCCTCTGCTAtctctaaaatgtcatgaacaaaacacatcaaatgttctgctgttggctgcctGAGTGAACACTTAATGCACTCCCAGCATGCGACGAACTGAAGATCCTGagaattacttttatttttgatggcagCGTCACCACAGCAATAGGAATATTGCTGGTGTGAGCATATTTTGTAGCTAACGTGGCTAATGTTAACATCAGCTTCGATGGTGTAATCACAGGTCAGAGCACTGTGGAAACTGTAACGCTGGAGGACATTTAAAGATGATGGAAACTCTAAAACTgatttgaaaccaataaacaaaggCTAGGTGGGGTGCAGTACTTTGATGTCGCCTCTTGTGCTTCAGAGAAACCTAAACTTAGCAGCTTACATCTGCTCTGTTCTCACATAGTATACTGTATATGAATACAGCTGAACTctcaataaagctgttctcatttacatttttttcaatttctgttgTCACACAACCAGACAAGTATGGAACATTGACTGAAAAAGCAGTGTTACGACCACATGTTAGCCAGCAGTCACGTCAGAACCACTTtcaagctgcagctctgcaccaTTAAAATGCTCATTTTATTACCAGAAcgttgtctgacaaactcagtAAAGAGTTTTCATTCAAGTCTGTGTCAGCTGCTGTGTCGTCACCCGATTTGCTCTGTGCAgtcaatcacagacacagagagagttttcttcctgaagggggcgtgggCAGCAAATTTAAGCGACATTGCAGTGTCTTaagctgaaaaactgaatgATACATTCTGGGGACGTGTGACACTTTCAGTATTGGTTTGTTCAGGTGAGTTTCAGGTTCCTATAACATGACGAAGTTCAGCTGCAGTTGTTCATTCCCACATGAGTCACATATGAAGCTGCTGTTTGAGTTTAGATGAAAAACCCCCATCATGTTTCATCAGCTACAGGATCTCagctaacacacaaacacgtacAGCAGCTCTTATCATGTCAAACAATCTGTGTGCTGACTTCTCTCTTTAGAAACTGGATGTAATGAGTTGATGAACTGATGAGCATTTCATTGTTTGAACTCAACACCAAATCTCTTAtttactttaaagaaaaaaattgcggtagttttttttttttttttttatctcttcagACTTTGTGACCCTCAGTGACGTTACCATATATACTGTGGCTTCCACTGTGGGTtgtatgtattcattttttttttttttaaatgaagcaggAGCGTCTGTTTGCAGTATATCATGGATGTACAGATGGCTACCACTCATTACTGTGATAATGAAGAAAATTTAAAGCAGGAACATTCTAAGGCAGGTTTGAAGTGATCGTTCTCTGCTTTCGAAGTTGATTTCTGGAGGTTTATTCTCACAGACGTCAGATTCAATGATACCCTCAGGAAGTGAAAGTCTCACGTCACAATCTAAAAATAGATGTTTAATGTGTACAAGTTCAGATCTGACTGATTTCTGACCCTAAAACTGCTGTTGCTAAGATCCTTTGCTGTCAACTGATGGAGGATCTTTGCCTCCTTGCTAGTCTGAAAACATCTAGAATACAGACTAAAGGAACCCTCACAGATCAGCCTACCTGAAGGATTAAAGGAAAAAGTCGCTAAAATCTGAGTGCTTCCATTTCATCAGTCCGCTGGCGTCTACACTTTATTTAGATGTAAACAAGATGCTCATTAACCAAAAAtgatgctgttgttttgtgagtatcttctactttttttctgaaaactgAAAGCATCAGATGGACATTAACAGCCCAAACTGAATCTGGAAATGTCAAGTGTATACTTAACATTTTAGTAGGTTTCATTAGAAACAGGaaagagataaaaacaagaGCATATGATGTGTATTAACATCCTATGTTGCTATGCAGATAAATGCATGAGTGGTTCTACATTTAAAGGTTCCAGTGTCTCCATTAATagttctgtgatgttttcagaCGTTATTCAGCTTTAAATAGATGAACGTAAAATGTACTCCAAACTAAACTCtgccattttcaaaataaaataaaaataaatccccATCATGGTCTCTGGTCAGCTGCTCAGGCTGGAAACAGGAGCTGCAGCGGAATCACAGCatgagctctgattggctgacaggTTATTTAAATTTCAGGTCAGCTGTCAATCAGATGTGCTGAGTGCTGGAGGTGGGCGGGGCAGAGTATTAATTATTGATTGTTGACAGCTGCAACAATAATTGTGAGGATTGTATACAAACAGTTCCGTTGAACTTATTAATAAGTACTGCAGAAATATTTTTGTAGCTCAGATTGTGTTATGAGCTACTTACAATATGTGTTTACAAAGACATTTTAGCCCATATGTTGCTGTTATCACATCGCTAAGCAATGTGTGCATCATTACTTTAATCAAAAACTTGATGCTTGTCTTGCAGAATATACAAGAATATTAAAGATGTAGTAAAAATAGCAAAAGTTCAAAAGCTGCTAGATATATTAAAGAACTGgatgaaaaatgcaaattatgcAGAGTAATAAACATAATATGATTAGTGAGGGATTCACATGATTTTATATGAATTATTGTTAGCAATATTTagttgaaataaaacaacagctgatTAGTTGATTAACCGCAGCTGTCAGATTAATGACGTAAAAAGCATAAAGTATTATGAAGTGGTAAGAACAACTCCCTGAAATCTGTGCTGTAGTAAATGTACTGAGTAATTTTGCAGTACTGATAGAGAATCATGTGAAAATACATGATTTGTGCAGAACTCCACTGTTATTTAGTGTTGCAACTGATTACAACCAAACAGATTATATTCATAATTAACAGTAACGTATATTGAGAGTATCACGGCATCGTTGGTAGACCTGGATTCATTTCTTTAGCCCTAAATGTTTTATGAATAgcagcatctctctctctttttaaaaattaaattaaaattattttaatattcattTCAGTCTGATCTGTTTACTAAAGTcagaatatttttctgtcatgttgagTGTtttactatgaatatttttacCAATTTCACAACCTCACCACAGCAGATTTGGGGCAGCGACTTTAATGTTTGCACAGGTACTTCCCCAAAACTTCTTATACAACATGGCCAACACCAATCATCTACCGCAATATGGCAACACGTAGCTTAGCAACAACGGAAGCACGTTTGATTGTTCCAGTGGAAGTTGCTGCAGTTGCTGTATCAATAACCAcaaaagaaacactttttttaattacatttttccacatgaaagtacagttaaaatacatttctgaatttattttaattccacaaatatttcctttttatttaccaGATGACActgttaaattcaaattaatactgtaaaaatatttctaatGGTGGATTCAAATAGtgacaataaacagaaaaataagtacTGATTCTGCCATTTTTAAGAAGTTTTAatgatatctatctatctatctatctatctatctatctatctatctatctatctatctatctatctatctatctatctatctatctatcaatcatATATTGTAGATAATTTCATCACTTTTATAAGCATAAAATTCATCAGAAGCCTTCAAAAACCATGTCAATTTAAGGTTAGAAGACTGGATTGTAATTATGACAAATGATCTTATATTTCTAGCCCTCTcttgctgctttttttgtttatttcttttgtttttttaatgatttttggGGTTATGTACAGAatagtcattgttttttgtcagcAACACAGATTGGTGTGATTATATTTGGGTTATTGTGCTACAGGACTTTGTGGGTGAACATTTTCCTCTGATCAACACCTGCATCTCTTCTCCTGGACTATTTAAAGCCTCAGTCACCCAGTTTACACTTTCACACACGTAGCCATGTAAATCTCACTGTGTGCTCCCTGAGATGTTAATGTGAAGCACAAACTAAGCACAGGAATAAAGTGGGATGATCTAACTTTACCTAGAGCACAACCGAGATGCTGTTGCAGTAACAtgacacataaaatcagcatgttGTAGTACTTCAGTGTGTAATACTTCTGCTGGAACTCTGATGGAAATATTCAGTGTTTAGACTCACTTCACATTTAAATTTCACTGAATATTTCATGAGCTTTCACTGTTGTTGTTCCCATTGTTCTCTCCTCCATCACCGCCTTCTTATTGATTGGATAATGTTGGAACTTTGCAgaatttaaaatgagaaaattgatATATTTCAATTAATCCATCACATCCCAGCTTTCATGACAGTCTGAGCTACTCAATAATATTTTATCAATAACATCATGATTGATCACATCATTATCAATAACATGAGTATCACTGACATCATGGTCAATAATATAATGAACTGTCAGTTTACTGTAGTAAGCAGCACAGTGTTCTTTGTGTATTTCAGTCCCTGGAAGTCACAATAACATTTGTCCTACAGACTGATAACAGCAGTAAACACTTTCAGTACAATAATTAGAACAGTACACATAAATACTATGACGTACGTACCAGTACACGTGTATCTAACAGTACTATCACAGTATTTGTACTTctgacaggttaaaaaaaaactcaccgTGGTCTCGCGCATCGTCCGTCTCCGTCCTCGTGCTGCTCCTGAATGAAGTGACGTCTCGCGGAGCGGCCCGGGTCACGTGAcctcccacacacatacacaccagcATCACTTATTCATATTCATCTTTAATTCATCACTTCATCTCATCCGTTCACTCATCCGGAAGCGTAAGCAATAAATCACAGCCCGACAGGAGGCTGGTTGGTGATCAATACTCTGATCGATCCAGCCGAAGCCTCGATATACACACcacacaactggaaaaatactTGATCAGGGACGTCAGATAAAATTGGATTTAAACGAAAGTAGGAagattaaaaagcaaaaacaggtCCGCCATCTTGTGGTGACAGCTGGAACTACAaactccttcttcctcttcacttCCTCATCACTTCTTCCTAATAAACATCCCACATGTTGGCTGAAACATTACTGCCCAAATATATTTTTCGCTtcagaacacaacacagataAATAATATTCCCGTCCATGCGCTCCTTAAATCAAACATAATCAATATTTTGATATTCTAGGAGCAAAACTGGCAGGAATCACTGCTGAGACTAAAAAATGAGAAGTCACCTTAAAAACTCTGTCACTGTGTGGAAACTTGTCCTGGATAAGACTGTAAGAATTCAGTAACACTGGCAGTGTTGCTTTATTTAAATAGGAAACTCAATTTAACCCTTTAGAGCCcagcgtagcgccggcgctacgttttgcatattgatttttgattggctgtagattttaaaccagataggatagatcgataattctttttgcatataaaatctggggagttacactaacatttcacacattcaccgggtctcagggtgctttttcgttgcagaGATggctttgtaaaaatacacaataaagcgcacacaacaaaactccttataaaccagaccaccggtacttggaggacttcttacgttgaaataagcgtgatcacgttgtggccatgacctgtcacatgattcgtatgtgtccatacccgagaggctcccgtccccatcaacaggaagtgacgatgttgccgggagttgtagtttttcagccgacaactacaactgtagttttcggcCGGAGCCTGCACAGATACGAGCTCTCACTCATTtcagtcccacttttttttttttttttttttttttaaacaaaaaaattcagatacacagcccacacacacaccagacatccaccacgctccgtggtggatgtctggtaattggattttccgttctgaaacgggtattgaaaaacaaaaaacgagtggttatttgattttcgttttaaaatacaaaaaataaaattgaaatacaaggcatttttccttttcatgatcaaaaagggatatacgatttttttttaaaatgctttgattttcgttttatatttagaataacaagaaagtaaaatcagtaagagacagaaacgaaaaaaaagtcagttttttcattttctgagaccggaagtggtcatcagcaagtgtggagccaaacagagtatgGTGCACAGACTGTACATACTTTTTTTTCgtgtgttttcatggtcaaaatgagagatcaggtggccgatcttaaaataaatcaatattgatttttttatagagcgttaaaattttgcgaagccagggggcgggactacttgattgacagtccggtctggaatgattgacaggtcctatggaggaggcagcagagactctgctctcctcgtttggattaattctgatataataactgttggtttatttatcgtggagcagcacaacattttccacagacagttttcctgcccgttggcttgttttaaccagttttctaccttcggctgattctaccagcagacactgaaaggactctgatagttcggtaagttaatgtttattttcgtatcggtgccgcttttaatgcactttatatgcagctttagtgtcagatataatgtgtgccatgcactccagatgttggtggagtttgtttcagtgtgtgttgaccagagaagaaagttagcatagtaaatattagctttaatgttagcgatgctaaccgagctagctgctcagtcgtagcctgattaaagctaacgtagcatcaagcgtttcatgtaaacagctgaagtgtgttgtgttcctgtaatgtggttcatgaagttcataaaactgtggctggttgacatgaatgtaacgttcaggaaacttaaatgtgattaaaacagtaacgttaatgttctagttgtcagtaatcagctttaatttgacattaaacagactctgatagttttaaatgacatcagtttcattaatttgttgaaaattgtctcatttgttgttgtgatgttgctgctcattcattaaaagcagatgatccatgttgaagatacggttagttctagtatcagaagtacaagaaggaaaatggaagtttagttctgctacatcaaagatttcaggattaaaataactaaatgaatcTTTatgttctgctacatcaaagatttcaggattaaaataactagatgagtctttatgcctcaaactttatttttacaataaagaaatagtcaaagataataaaaatataaatagcagagaaaacttgagagaataatttcctgtaaagtctgtgaaggaaaagcagcttttttatcctgaaagatcagaatcagctccaacatctgcatctgacagcatcaagtcaactagaaagaaaagaaaaaagaaaatgacttctttctgatcacgtctgttccgctgctcacagtctgctgctgctcacattcttcacatttatagtccacttttaaaagttcagcagacaggtctctgctttggagtgtgatgatgtcgtcagtgatgtggagagtgaagtttccgtttcacccacagcgtgctatAGGGCAGCCAggttggacttgatgtttgaaatactgaccaacagctcagatttaactgtctgtagttctgttttgatgggtgttaaactttcactcaaagccgccaggagctgggtctttaaaataaccgccgtctcgttacagagtgaaagtagcagttcctccttaaggtcagagattgcagcatctgagggcctcttcaaaagaagacgtagttgatgaaggcgttctggagcaggaccagaaagaccacgaccaagcagccttgagatcttaagcagcgtctccctcgggtgggtgtcaacgatgttcacggtcaggtctgtggtaatcccatcaaaaaacaaaacagacaaaatatctaGATTatgaatcaacatgtaaccaaagcactctgtgtataacgccatagtataggatgtagttcagaaaatgtcaaagtatagtatacttttcaagaataacataatatggcctgtagttcatagtacagcatgtcgctctaaaaatgtcatagtatagcatctcacccaaaaaacgtcatagcatagtatgtcatccaaaaaacatcatggtatagcatgtcgctctaaaaacattatagcatgtcattctaaaaacgtcatagtatagcatgtcactctaaaattgtcatagtataccatgtggctttaaaacgtcatagatagcatgtcgctcaaaaaacgtcatagtatagcttttagtccaacaaacgtcatagtttagcatgtcgttcaacaaaatatcatagtatagcatgtcactctaaaaatgtcatcgtatagcctttggtctaaaaacgtcatacgatagcatgtcactcaaaaaacgtcatagtatagcatgtcgtccaaaaaacatcagagtatagcctttggtctaaaaacgtcatagtatagcctttggtctaaaaacgtcacagtgtagcatgtcgctctaaaaacgtcatagtatagcatgttgctctaaaaacgtcatagtatagcatgtcgctcaaaaaatgtcagtatagcctttggtccaacaaacatcatagtttagcatgtcgctctaaaaacgtcatagtatagcatgtctcccaaaaaacgtcatagtatagcctttggtccaaaaaaaacgtcatagtatagcatgtcacccaaaaaacgtcatagtgtagtatctcgctctaaaaacgtcatagtatagcatgtcgcccaaaaaacgtcatagtgtagcatgtcacccaaaaaacgtcatagtgtagtatctcgctctaaaaatgtcatagtatagcatgtcgctcaacaaacgtcattgtatagcatgtcgtccaaaaaacgtcaacgtatagcatgtcactctaaaaacgtcattgtatagcatgtcgtccaaaaaacgacatcgtatagcatgtcgctcttgaaacgtcatagtatagcatgtcgatctaaaaacgtcatagtatagcatgttgctctaacaatgtcagagtatagcatgtcgctctaaaaatgtcatagtttagcatgtcgctctaaaaacttcataatatagcatgtcgcccaaaaaacgtcatggtatagcatgtggctcaaaaaacgtcatagtttagcatgttgtccaaagaacatcatagtatagcatgttgctctaaaaacgtcatagtatagcatgtcgttctaaaaacgtcatagtatagcatgttgctctaaaaacgtcatagtatagcatgttgctctaaaaacgtcatagtatagcatgtcgctctaaaaacgtcatagtatagcatgttgctctaaaaacgtcatagtatagcatgtcgtccaaaaaacgtcatagtatagcatgtcgctctaaaaacatcatagtatagcatgtagctctaaaaacgtcatagtttagcatgttgctctaaaaacctcatagttttgcctttagtccacaaaacgttgttatgtcccggctgtctgaagtaggtgaggagcaacaccaaaatgctggtttccagagggttagacaagtatttatttgaaacagtaagtttacaacaacacaacatgtgagggggttaaaagcagatgggtgttagtaaaataaaaataaataaataaacagaactaaaagtgaacttcacgttgacattgatgggcattccaaccaggaacaaagtaaaagataatcaataggaaaaaaaactcttcctgttcacctcttaaaacccaaaaacacacctcagtagcaccctaaactaaatctaccaatgggttctctgttttcctttgtgaacaattcaaaggtccctctctatctccccacacatcc contains the following coding sequences:
- the LOC111576871 gene encoding probable G-protein coupled receptor 132, translating into MLPQAEIGSPRNNLSFNVCEPRYNDGRLPLTLLYSTVFVVGLPTNLLTVFLTWLQVRRKNVLGVYLFALSLCDVTYLGTLPVWADYVSRGHRWQWTSAACKLTGYIFFNNMYISIFLLCCISIDRYVAVVYSVESRGLRRGRHAVLITLTIVLVVALGHIPVFTMKEGDTTKGSQRCFEPNQSNATVTGFNYARFIVGFLIPLLLLVVTNRGILVNVQRSTGLRQEQKQRVRRLAVAVVVLFLVCFAPYHVILLIRAVIFHFPQLENGTCLFENTMYTPYTISLGLSTVNSAVNPILYVLSSDNIRKELSRGLAQFCGRALHRPRSNSSQNKIQPSNNSLVPHVGTETERQAAGTPPET